The region CGCATGATCATTTATCATGCGATGACGCAGACATGCAACCTTTAGGAGCATGTGCCATAGCCTATGGCTACTGTattgtttttctatttttttcattttaataataaaataattataaataaaatggttaataaaaatattattatattattCAATCACATGCTTGCCATGACTCTTCCAACCTACTATTCGCGGATTACAAAGTCATAAACTTATGCAATATGTAAAATAATCTTTCTGATAGTAGCAAATGAGGATTATTAACCTACATATCAAGAGGAGATATTTTGGTACAATGAAAATAtgcaaagaaagaaaaaatatcGCCTTAACAGCACacgtattcgaaccgaaatggatacgacgaacaaaattgtaagattatgtagttcatgttGTTAGTCCAGACACAATCTTAAAAATTGTTCGAATGTTGGAGTAAGCTCCACAACATAATTAAATAATCCACTTTTAGTCATGTTTTTATATGACGAACAAAATTGTaagattatgtagttcatgttGTTAGTCCAGACACAATCTTAAAAATGTTCGAATGTTGCAGTAAGCTCCACAACATAATTAAATAATCCACTTTTAGTCATGTTTTTATATGTAATTCCTTTTGTGTAACTATTTAATTTGATATTGAAAATAATGTGCTTTTCATAAAGATTACAACACTGATTACAACAATTAAAACAACACGACAAACAAATAAAACGACTAAACAACATATCTATGTGATTACAACCATCAGGACAATTCCATTTGAACTATGCGTCGTAATACAACAATCACGGTCAGTTTTAACTAACTCTCAAATATGATGTTCTCCATTATTGTTGAACACTGTAACAAACCTTTCAATTCTTTTGATCTTTTCACCGTCTCAAATGTCTCCATCTAATCAATGGATCAAACTCCTCTGAAGATGTTCGAAAGTCTTTCTGTTTCAAAGTCGGATCTTCATCAGAGGTTTTACTTCCAAATATTTCAAATTAGCATTTCTCTTGAAAATATAAGACAATGTTTTAAAGAAAAATTTAAAGAGAATTAGAAAATGGATGGGAAAAATAGTAGGGAGGAAAGATTTTGCATGCGTCATAAACAGTGGCATGATACATGATCATACGCCTTGTATAAATAATTTTCTTAATTTCATATACAATCAAAGTAAAATTTACTCTAATTAGTTATATTTAATGGATCAACTACCATACTAAATGCTTTTAAATTAAATCAAGATAGAATAATAACAcaaatattaattaatttaaaaatttatGACTTATATTTATAAGGTCATTTTCATTGTGCCCTAGGAACACATGTTGCTGATAGTAACATGTACCCTTGGGACACAAGTTAACATTACCCTTATTTATAATTGTGAACGAGgagttttttttaaataatcattttttttcaaaaaaaaatcctTAAACAGTGAACGAGGagctttttttaaaaaaaattcttataACAGTGAACGAGGCCTTGTATAAATCCTTAAACAACCCTTATTTATACAAGGCCCAAGACAATACACCGACACCTCATACATCATTTATAAGAAACATTAGTTACTATGATAAATAAAAAACTGTTCTAACTCTTCAAAAATTGAAGAGGAACCATATCCTCGAGGGATATCTACTGAAAAAGACATGAGAGCaccatttttgaaattttttgttaAGACTTGGGTGGTGTTAGGTATCTTTTAGAAGTCAACAAAATATCTATCAGTTGAAAGGGAAAGAATTATACATAAGAACTTGAAAGTACTTGTTCAAAATATGACAATTGGCCAAAGCCAACATAACTAATCAGCAAGAGCACGCTTTTAACGTCTACAAGACCACTCAGAAATACTTCCTACAATATAACCATATGGCACAAAAATTGCAATTTAACGACCACGGCCACGACCGCGTCCACGCCCTCGACCACGTCCACGCCCCAAAGGCTTCCCTGTAAATAGAATTTAAACGTTGAAAACCAAAAACAACCAGATAGAACCCAATCTGAATACAAATTACAGCCAAGGTAATGTAAAGTACCAGCAGTTGGCTTCTTAGGCTTGACCCTAGGTGCCTCTTCAACCAGCAAAGTCTCAAGATTCAAGCTGTCGGGAAGGATATAATAGCGAATGTTGTTACCCCTCACACTGAGGTGATCCAGAGTCACTGGGTTTTTCCCCTTCAGTGTTAGTTTAACTGTTTTCAAATGTGTGTTCATACTAATATCAACACCTGTAGCATAGCAACAAGTCAGGAACAGCATAACTAAAGCTTCAAAACACTGATGATCTCAACCCAAAAACAAAAGACTCAAATACAATAAGTAGCAAGCGATTTATTTATTTAGAAACATTGCAATATCTGCCAATATATTTTTACTAATAAGCAAACAGTATGACATGCAAAATTATAGTACAGGACTCAATTCTTATAAGAATCCATAAAAGATAATCGTTACACTTGAGCCTCAAACATCACAATATTTAGCACAAATCGAGATAAGATAACAGATGTAACATATAAGTTGCAAACTTTCAATTTACCTAACAAAGTAAAACTAAACCCAGGTGTGTTGAACAGAAAATTCCATAGTACAGGCTGTGTGAAGTTAAATCAGAAGCTGTGGACTACATTTACATTTCTGAAAATTTGACTTAAATCAAGTAAAAGGATATTGCTGGATATTAAGAAAACCAAAATCACAAAACGAAAACATAATGATTTAGCTCGTTTTGATACTTTTTGCACGTGATTGCCGTCATAGCAGGAACTACATGATGCATCTTTAAAGCAACAGCACACTCCTTTTCTTGCAATTCGTGAGATTGCTTCCTATGGAGTATACATAGGCTGATATGGGGATCATTACATTGCAGTCAGTGTTGTCAATGGCGTTTGTGGCAGCAAGGCACAAATCTGCCATAAACATGTGCGGATGGCAAATGGTTGAAGCATGGCAGACAAATAAAAAAACTTATTTtaaatatatacacacaaaaataGCAGAAATAAATAAAACACCaaattaaaatcagaaataaaaaacaaattaaGTTAATTTAAGATAATTTAAAAACTGGGTGTCTAATGTCtataaacaattaaaaaaaagATTTGAGATAATTTAAAAACAGAAGAAGTCTTAACAGAGCAAATAAAGAATGAAATAGAGGGGAAACAATCAGAAAATGAAAAGAATAGGAAACTAAAGAATAAATATAAGAGGGGGAAAAAGAAGAAATGGAATACTTTTCAGAATACAGATTATAGAAACtgagaaaaaaaaaagagagagcAGGTCGTGCGCAGACAAATAAAAAAACTTATTTtaaatatatacacacaaaaataGCAGAAATAAATAAAACACCaaattaaaatcagaaataaaaaacaaattaaGTTAATTTAAGATAATTTAAAAACTGGGTGTCTAATGTCtataaacaattaaaaaaaagATTTGAGATAATTTAAAAACAGAAGAAGTCTTAACAGAGCAAATAAAGAATGAAATAGAGGGGAAACAATCAGAAAATGAAAAGAATAGGAAACTAAAGAATAAATATAAGAGGGGGAAAAAGAAGAAATGGAATACTTTTCAGAATACAGATTATAGAAACTGAGGAAAAAAAAAGAGAGCAGGTCGTGCGCAGACAAATAAAAAAACTTATTTtaaatatatacacacaaaaataGCAGAAATAAATAAAACACCaaattaaaatcagaaataaaaaacaaattaaGTTAATTTAAGATAATTTAAAAACTGGGTGTCTAATGTCtataaacaattaaaaaaaagATTTGAGATAATTTAAAAACAGAAGAAGGCTTAACAGAGCAAATAAAGAATGAAATAGAGGGGAAACAATCAGAAAATGAAAAGAATAGGAAACTAAAGAATAAATATAAGAGGGGGAAAAAGAAGAAATGGAATATACTTTTCAGAATACAGATTATAGAAACtgagaaaaaaaaagagagagcAGGTCGTGCGCAACAGCAGAGAACAGAGAACAGAGAATTTGGTGGCGGTTGCACGCAATTgggtggtggtggtggtggtcGAACACCAGTAGAGGAAAAGAACAGGGTAGAGTAGATGGATAAGATGGTAATAAAATGGCAAAGCATCTATTTTTGTGGTTTATAAGAATTATAACCCACAGAAGAGAGATAAGAGAGTAAAAGGGCAAAGTATCCATTTTTAGGGTTTATTAGAACTATAACCCACTTTGGTTCTGTGCTTGGGTAAGACCACACAACCCAACCCatattttttccattttttaaCGAAAAAACGCTTTTTCTGCATGTCCATTACTTTCGTGGCGACCGCCATGACCTCTCTATACGAAAACTGCCACACAACCGCTTTTCAATGGCGGTTTGTCGAAATCCCGCCACCGCAATCCGCCATGGCCGATATTCAACAACACAATTACAAATACAACAAAATAGAAGAGGCACAAAGAAATAAGAGAATCAGTTTACAAATGAAAATGATTGATAGTGTCAAACCTTTTAAAAGAAATGTCAATAAATCATTACTCTTGACAGACCATGATTACTCTCTTGCTTTTCATAGCACATGCTTTAGTACAAATAGAACTTCTCATTTCCAAATGATTGAGTTGGAGGGTGGTACTGTAATTATAAATGTTAAGACTATAATGTAAAAGATACTTCTCTATAACATATAAAATAAAGAGTTTAATTGATACTAAAACAAGAAGGCCGGTTAATTCTCTATAACatataaaataaaaaagttaaaTTGATATACGCTGTTAGTGTAAGAAGTAGTGGATCACAACCATTTATATGTGTTACTTTATAGGTGattaaaaaaaagtcaaatatCTTCAAATATGCAAAATCTGAATTAAACACCTTCAAAACATTACTATCATTATTCTGATAGAAAACAAAAATTTATCTAAAAGAAAACAGCAAACAATTCGAGCAGGAAGTTGAAGAGAAACCATAAATGCAATGTTATCATATGGTAGCAAGTTAAGGTGCAAAGAGAACAGGTATATTTCAAACATCATTTATTTATTCAAACAAAATGATAAGTAACTAAGGGCCTGAATAAGGAAAAGAGAAACAGAAGGGTATGTTTACTTCACATGTTTCACATTTGCATTCTCACTTCAATTAATAAACATAAGATAATACAGAACTATTATTTCCCTCTCCATTTTCTTTTACAATTATTGAAAACTGATCTAACAGTTTCAGAAATTTTGAACATGCAGATTCCAGAATAATGTTTTCATTGTTTTTGAAAATGCGTTCTTCCTAACTTGCCTTCCATATTCTCTCTATCATAATTTTTAACTACTTGAATCTTACAAAAGGAAGGTGTAGAGATTACAGCCAGAAatcaacaacaacgacaacaacaaaCAATTGGTTACCAAAGATACTTTGATTGCATTACAAAATATGTCAAACAGTAAACTACAGAGATTAAAGTGGATCTTTACTCTAGCACCTGAACTATCAATTGGCGAATATTCTTAACCATTATTTAAGCAAGAAACCTAATTTCAAACAAAAATAATCAAGATTTTAACAATTCACTAGGGTTTATTGGAAAATATCACATTCACGACTCTGCCATCGGAAATAACAACGCCAAAATAGAAAATTATATGCAGCAATTGATAAATAACAAATGTTTGAGCGCGAAGGGTACTTAGGGTTTAACGGCGTGAGGAGTATTCATATGTAATAACAGCGAAGAGTAGTAAGGAAGGGTTGGTGGATACCTGTAATGGTGCCATGAACAATTGTGCCGTTCTTGAGCTCGATTGATACGGTTTCGTTGTTCAATTTCATCAAAAACCTGTTTCGATTTTCAAGAACACGATTTCAGTTTAAGAAATTTCCACAAAAAGAGAGATGGTAAGAAATGAGAAGTTGAGggagagagagtgagagagagaaacaGAGACCTGACGAGCTTCATGGCGGCGGGAAATGAGCAGCAGCTTTGAAGTTCAACCACGGAGGGGCGGGAGAGTGACGCTAGTTGCTCTGAGCTCGAGTATTTTTGGGCTCACCAAGCCCTTATATATACCTTGTAATAATTTTGTAATAATTTTGGTAATTATAAACCTTAACACAGGCAATATAAGAAAATTTTCCTACCCCTACAATTAGTCTCATACCCCTACAAATTTTTAAAAATTTCAATTCTATccttaattggttttaaccaatttaccattttATTTTTACCACTTAGTTAAAAATTTCAGAAATTACACGTTTCACACCTCTCGCACCGGAACTCCTGCAAAAAGACTTCCGATATGTATTTTTCccaaaccggaagacttcaaAAATGACTTTCGGAACACACAAAGCAATGAACCAAAAGACTTCACGAAAGAGTTCCGGTTCAATCAAAAAAATGTTacaaaccggaacacttcttgAAAGAGTTCCGGTAAACAAATTTAcacataccggaactctttgaagaagtgttccggtttgcttttttttttaattttttttaatctgttttttattttgcatgaatggaaaatctttcccaaatatgtgtagatactactAATGCGTTTATAACGACCGAAAGATTTGGTACACGGGAAGAggttatcagatggattaaagaggttggaatcgataataaagtaactgttattatcagtcgttcagatactgaaacagggaagagagggagaagtaacaaattaatatttggttgtgataaaggtgaGAAACACAAGAGTACTGATAGTGGTACCCAAAGTGCGTCTAAGAAatgtggatgcccatttaaaatcaggtcgactccgacgaaagatggatctggttggaagattgatgtaaaatgtgggttacataatcatggtttacctgatagattagaaggtcattcgtttattggtaggttgaccacatatgagaagcaacatgtcactgatttgacaaagagacatgtaccacctagacacatattgctttccttgcaagaccgagatcctgagaatgtcactcggattacgcaagtatacaagcataagagtgtgatacaaaaagagataagaggtcctatgagtgagatacaacatttgtttaaacttattgaggatgcaggctatgtctattggagtagaaaaaaggatgactcggaagttgtgagagagatattttgggcacatcctgattcagttaagttgttgaatatttttccgATTGTGTTAATTATGGATAGCACCTAtaagacaaacaaatatagacaacatttgtttgaaattgttggcatgacatcgaccgagttgacttttgctgttgcatttgcgtatatggagtctgagtAGACAGAGAATTTTTATTGGGTATTGGAGAAACtaaaagagttgtttgtgaagaaagacatgtgtccacaagtgattttgacagatagagatcttgctttgatgaaagcaattgaagttgtgtttcccaggtcgattaatttgctatgtagatttcacattaacaaaaacgttggtgccaaatgcaaacaacatgtggtgaatgacctgcaaaagacgatagacacattatggatggaagttgtttgggctagtgatgaggttgagtatggccaacggttgcatcaacttgagcaagcatgtgttgattatagtggatttattaattatgtgaaagacacatggttgactccacataggcatagatttgttggagcatggattaatcgagtgctacatttgggtaacacaacgactaatcggtacgtcttataattttttatgtgttatttttatatgtgatattatttctatgtattttttatgtgttattttcaatatttttagggttgaatctgctcattggaagttaaagcagatgttaggaaacagtataggtgacatggtcaaatgttgggaagccatgaataacaacttgaggttacaactgggaaacattagagcttcttttcaaaagagtttttacgaagttgagcacgcgtacataagtcccttttatggttatttgcgtggttccgtatctcgagctgctttgagacgtattgctgaagagttattgagagttgattatgttggaactaacaggcaaatatgtggttgtactcttagaacatcttatgggttaccttgtgcttgtgagttacGAAGATACACACTAGGTGGTATACCGATACCCATTgatgttgttcatgttcattggaggaaactaactatggaagttgagttagaggtaggtgcagatgatggatcagaggtggatatgacttGTGCAATGGATGAATTGTGGAGAcgatttaggtcattagatgttattGAGAAAAGGGCATTAAATAGTAGGGTATGTGAACTAGCATACCCAACAATGACTCCATTGTGTCCACCACCTGAGAAActaaaaaccaaaggaggagtgaagaagaaagggaaaaaaccagcagaatatgatgtttatagggacccttcgtatcatgagtatgttgataaggcatctcaatcttcacaaaggcaatctcaaccatcacagacttcgaagaagttaaaattatcaaagaagcaaccacaattcattcttcaatttcctaatcatattaggtcatacattgaagatgtagttaatgttgaatcagatggtaattgtggatttagagtcattgcatcattgcgtggatatggtgaggatggttggccaatggttcgtagagagttggggttggaaataatagacaaggataggtcaactttgtatgacaagttattttctaatcggttgtcagaagtgagagaatctttaatgatagaatcctttggttcacagtcacctgaaaaatggttgagtctaccagatatgggttacttgatagcgaatcgctataatgttgtacttgtctgtttaggcaatccgtgcatgactttctttccgatgacaagttcacattcaccaaatgtctctatttattgcattggttttgttaaccacaatcattgggttcaggtacgtATTTTGTATGACAAGTTATGTTATATGccttaatattttaattatttcacttaattatttcacttaatattttatatgacttaatattttaattattttactttatcaggttaacatgaaagaggggtttccgttgccaccggtcacattagattggaGGAAATTTTGTTCTCATACAACAACTacttggatgttaggatttgcaggacgtatgcaacattggcaattacttacacctgtattagcatgaatatgtactcaaaacataaatatgtaatcaaaacatgaattttatattatgcctattatattcagttctaaaacttaatacataaatcaatgtgaacgagaaatatgcaaagcttcaaataaatcagcaaactatggatcttcctcttcggcattaacctgtctcagatagcgatgaatcaatgtagatacacgagcTCAATCAGGACCAGATGGTCCGGCGTCATATACAGGAACTGGTACCTCTCTTGGATCgtcacgatggggagggaccaactgtggatgcgaaacacaataataccactccagataaccatcttctacatcagatggagtggtggccaGGGTAGATGGACCAATCACAGCGATAACACTCTGATGGTAACTAATCCAATCAACACCAATATTTGTCGTCATCATACAATCAagaggtggggatggaacatacttcctatacccgaactgacgtaaacatttgtcaggc is a window of Lathyrus oleraceus cultivar Zhongwan6 chromosome 6, CAAS_Psat_ZW6_1.0, whole genome shotgun sequence DNA encoding:
- the LOC127092988 gene encoding small nuclear ribonucleoprotein SmD1a — protein: MKLVRFLMKLNNETVSIELKNGTIVHGTITGVDISMNTHLKTVKLTLKGKNPVTLDHLSVRGNNIRYYILPDSLNLETLLVEEAPRVKPKKPTAGKPLGRGRGRGRGRGRGRGR